A segment of the Mastacembelus armatus chromosome 7, fMasArm1.2, whole genome shotgun sequence genome:
AGCCATGGCTGAGAGGAGGTGGGTGGGCTACAACGTCCAGAGACAGATCCTGGATGAAGAAGCTGTGGATGAAATGGCAGAAAAGTCAGAGTCCAAAGTGGTTCTGTCAGAGAGTATCAAAAAGTCAATGAGGTACAGTTCCCCACCAATCTACTCTGCTGTACATCTCACAAACCGTCGTAGGtattcagacatttttcataTCGGCTTAAATCCTCCTACGTACTTCACAATTTAACAGCCTATTATTCAAGAAGAGTGTGTCCGATTAAAGCCCTGATTCATCCTCTTTATGTTTATTCATCTACCTTACATGCATATTCAGGTATGCACATGAAAAGGTCTGTGATCAATAGATACAGtacaacatgtaaataaattagGATATATTAGAaaagtagttttgtttttagctgtaaTGATCCTAAAAGATGGTAAAGTTGTGTTTCTTTCAACGTAAAACATGCATGGTGTCATTTGAAaactttcattatttttatattgccacaaaatgtattaaatattacAAGAGAAGGCCATAGCTACACAAACGGGGTTGGAACCACATCCTTGTCTACGATCAAAAGTAGCAAATCATATCCAAACgtaaaaatactgttttatgaGTTCTGTAATTCTGTACATATTCAGGTGTTCTGGTCCCCGGTTGAAGAGCTGCCTGCTGGACAGTATTCCTGTTTTGTCATGGCTGCCTCGTTACCCCGTCAAAGACAACGCCCTGTCGGACCTGATCTCTGGAATCAGCGTGGGGGTCATGCACCTGCCCCAGGGTAAGGATGGAGGTTCAGGAGATAGAGGTACACAGAGGGTTCAGTGGGTTGAAGAGCTAAATGATTAATTTTGAATGATAATCTGCAGGTTGTGCATTGCTGTGGTGTTTCCCCCTACTGCTTAATGTAACCTGTGCTTTAGCTCTTTCCTATTTACTCCTATATTGTAGATCATGCTGACTCAGTGTTATCCCTGCAGGAATGGCCTATGCCTTGTTGGCTGCTGTTCCTCCAGTGTTTGGCCTTTACTCCTCCTTCTACCCTGTGCTCATCTACTTCATCTTTGGCACATCCAAGCACATCTCCGTCGGTTTGTACATTAACACTTGCTGCATCTGCACACTGGGTCATCACAGTATCCCAGTTGGTTTGCACATTAACACCTGCAGCATCTGCACACTGGGTCCTTACAGCAGGCTGAATAGCAGAGTAAACAATCACGATTGTAATTTTAAGCATACTGTAGATGTTTACTATGTTTAGCTGAAGCTCAAGACCTTCAGGAAGCTATAATGCCCCCTGCTGTTCAATAGGGGAAAAGTCATTCCAAAGTCTTTACATAATTTTTGGCCTGCTTGTTGAAAACCTGGGGCTCTATTCACAAACATTGAGAATATTCTCTTAGTTGAAAAAGTTTTAGTAAGGACACTCAGACAagataaatatgtaaaataactAAACTTGTTCAAGATAGTGTTTTCAAATTGGACACCATCGGTGAAAACACCAAGGTGGCGTCAAGGGAAATAATATGTGTCTAAATATGGGTCTctgtttatgtttctgtctCCCTTCTCCAGGAACATATGCAGTGATGAGTGTGATGATAGGAAGCGTGACAGAGCAATTAGCCCCAGAGTCGAACTTTATGCAGTGGGACAACGGGACCAACACCAGTATAGTTGATGAGACTGCCATGAATAAAGAGAGGGTCAAAGTGGCTGCAGCCGTCACCTTCCTATCTGGCTTATTTCAGGTAAATATTTCACTTGGCAGTTCAAGTCTAACATATAGAAAACACTAAGGAGCaagtttcagtattttgttgGCTTGTTTGGTTCGACAGACAGCTGACATTACCCAGCAGGATCTGCTAGCAGTGAAAATatcaattaataaaataaaatactctaTAGATACCAAAGACTTATATAACTCCATGAAGCCTGCCACTACTTGTCATCAAGCCCATATAGGATCAATTTTTGATCACTTCCAAAGCATAAAAGGGGCCTGCAGTGTCTTTAAATCCCATATGAGCCTGTATGTTCTCAGTAAACCTCATGTACAAACATCCTGGCTCATTATCAAATTGTATTTTTGATGTGATTAAATAGGGATAGGTGTGTTTCGTTGGCTTTTCCTGTGGGTTAATAATGAACCTGTAATTTCataaatctttattttatgtttgtgtcatAATGCAGCTCATTTGTTGAAGTCAAAGTCACCTAACTCGTCATAGTGAAACATCAGAAAGccattaaaatcattaaaaacatctATATTTTGATTTACTCATAGCAGCACTGGCTATTGTGAAACCTCTCAATCTGTGTTTCATGTAGATTCTGCTTGGTCTGGTCCGGTTTGGTTTCGTGGTGACCTACCTGTCTGAGCCGCTGGTCCGAGGTTACACCACCGGAGCAGCGATCCACGTCATAGTGTCCCAGCTTAAATACACCTTCGGCACCAACCCTCTGAGACACAGTGGACCTTTGTCCTTGATATATGTGAGAAAGTAGACGGATTGCCAACACACAGATTTTAATATCGTAAAGTAAGGCTGCAGCTAAACATGCAAATTTTATCTCTGTTGCATCTTTTTTGATTCTTGCTCTCTTTCCAGACTGTGCTCGAGGTGTCTTATCTCATCCCGAAGACAAATGTCGGCACTCTTGTGGTCAGTGTTGTCACTATAATTGGCCTCATGCTTGCTAAGCAGCTCAGTGTATACTTGAATAAAAAGCTACCTGTTCCCATACCAGTGGAGCTGCTTACTGTGAGTATAAAGGAATATGTATATGCATGAATAATGTACTCTGTGGACGTTTAGTTTATTACAACGACAAGTTTAGACACATACTTAAATACATCTCACTATTTGTGTCTCCAGATCATTATTGCCACCATAATCTCTTGGCAAGTTGGCCTGGAGCAGAAATATGGAGTGGATGTAGTGGGAGACATTCCATCAGGGTGAgaacaacacacagcaaaaaaaaaaaaatgcctgtaAAAATgggtttatatttttcacttcagAAAAATGAAGTCTTTGTAATGGTCAATGTATTCTGCTCTGTCTTTGCCCACCAGTCTCCAGCCGCCTGTTCTCCCAGATGCCACTGTGCTTGGTCAGGTGATTGGAAACGCCTTCGCTCTGGCTGTGGTTGGATATGGCATGGTCATCTCGCTGGGACGAATCTTTGCCCTGAAGTATGGATACAAGGTGGACAGCAACCAGGTAAGCATGTGACAGAAGAATACATGTTTTAAAGTTGCTACACGTTATATACTGCAAATAGTGTGTTTTTCTTGGTTAAGGAACTAATTGCCCTGGGACTCAGTAACTCAATTGGAGGGATTTTCCAATGCTTCGCCATCAGCTGCTCCATGTCTCGCACCATGGTTCAGCACAGCACGGGAGGGAAGACTCAGGTCGGTATGAGACAAATGCCTTTATAAACATTGTGTGGGCTGTTTGCCCTTTAAAGGTTTAGTTCATCCaaataaaaaatcttttctCACTTACCCCCTTAGCTTTGACCTAGCTGACCTGCATGTGTACCTTGCACCGTGTGACTGAAGAGCATAATTACCAGTTTTCGCCTGAACTGCTTTCTTTCTGTGGAATTAGTTCCTTACAAGCTGTTCACAGCAGCCTTTAAGTGACAATGAGCTCTTGTTAAAAGAAAGGCTCCCTGACCATGTTCAGTTCTGAAATCTTATTCATTTTGCATGACCTTTGTTGTTTCTCCTGTGATTATTCCATGTAACTATGAAACATTCTACATGCACTTACTCGTTTTTATGCTCAGTACTTTTGAAATCTGTCAGGAACGTTTCATGAGATCATTTTTCACTCCTCTGCCTTTAGCTACGGACCTGAACAATGTTAAAGGTTAAAGTGGGTGAAA
Coding sequences within it:
- the slc26a6.2 gene encoding solute carrier family 26 member 6 isoform X2, producing MAERRWVGYNVQRQILDEEAVDEMAEKSESKVVLSESIKKSMRCSGPRLKSCLLDSIPVLSWLPRYPVKDNALSDLISGISVGVMHLPQGMAYALLAAVPPVFGLYSSFYPVLIYFIFGTSKHISVGTYAVMSVMIGSVTEQLAPESNFMQWDNGTNTSIVDETAMNKERVKVAAAVTFLSGLFQILLGLVRFGFVVTYLSEPLVRGYTTGAAIHVIVSQLKYTFGTNPLRHSGPLSLIYTVLEVSYLIPKTNVGTLVVSVVTIIGLMLAKQLSVYLNKKLPVPIPVELLTIIIATIISWQVGLEQKYGVDVVGDIPSGLQPPVLPDATVLGQVIGNAFALAVVGYGMVISLGRIFALKYGYKVDSNQELIALGLSNSIGGIFQCFAISCSMSRTMVQHSTGGKTQVAGALSAMVILFITLWIGHLFEELPKAVLAAIIYVNLSSMMKQFTDIPALWKTNRVDMLIWVVTFILTLLLNPDLGLAASIGFSMLTVIFRTQLPKYSLLGQVPNTDIYRPVEDYNQVRQVPGILIFRCSATLYFANAEMYQDALAEKSGIDITKKLAIKKKLEAKRKRHEKKIARKARKAAKKNTVNVSPPGQEEAPEREEHTSVATIEVDPEPDPSLPRAIVLDLSPVNFLDTVGVKTLRSIQIDYGEIGIEVVLAGCQTAVVDNLQTGGFFNEKVTKSCVFSTIHDAVLHCQSTRMSQHKDMASTHF
- the slc26a6.2 gene encoding solute carrier family 26 member 6 isoform X1, producing the protein MAERRWVGYNVQRQILDEEAVDEMAEKSESKVVLSESIKKSMRCSGPRLKSCLLDSIPVLSWLPRYPVKDNALSDLISGISVGVMHLPQGMAYALLAAVPPVFGLYSSFYPVLIYFIFGTSKHISVGTYAVMSVMIGSVTEQLAPESNFMQWDNGTNTSIVDETAMNKERVKVAAAVTFLSGLFQILLGLVRFGFVVTYLSEPLVRGYTTGAAIHVIVSQLKYTFGTNPLRHSGPLSLIYTVLEVSYLIPKTNVGTLVVSVVTIIGLMLAKQLSVYLNKKLPVPIPVELLTIIIATIISWQVGLEQKYGVDVVGDIPSGLQPPVLPDATVLGQVIGNAFALAVVGYGMVISLGRIFALKYGYKVDSNQELIALGLSNSIGGIFQCFAISCSMSRTMVQHSTGGKTQVAGALSAMVILFITLWIGHLFEELPKAVLAAIIYVNLSSMMKQFTDIPALWKTNRVDMLIWVVTFILTLLLNPDLGLAASIGFSMLTVIFRTQLPKYSLLGQVPNTDIYRPVEDYNQVRQVPGILIFRCSATLYFANAEMYQDALAEKSGIDITKKLAIKKKLEAKRKRHEKKIARKARKAAKKNTVNVSPPGQEEAPEREEHTSVATIEVDPEPDPSLPRAIVLDLSPVNFLDTVGVKTLRSIQIDYGEIGIEVVLAGCQTAVVDNLQTGGFFNEKVTKSCVFSTIHDAVLHCQSTRMSQHKHPKPQCTPLFSNTYTQMQEKTEWMDMASTHF